From a region of the Deinococcus metallilatus genome:
- a CDS encoding response regulator transcription factor — MRLLLVEDDPHIAELLRDGLREDGYAVDHAGSAEEGFSLAGLFPHDLLILDVMLPEGIDAGYRLGQRLRAAGFTAPVLYLTARGTVEDRVEGLEAGGDDYLVKPFAFKELRARVRALLRRAGGYAHNTLPLSGGFLLDLTAKEVYRSGARCDLTRKEYALLELLAHHPGRTFTRDEIIERVWDGEEGVEPKVIDVYVSTIRRKTEEGLIGTVRGVGYRLGALP, encoded by the coding sequence ATGAGACTCCTCCTCGTCGAGGATGACCCGCACATCGCCGAACTGCTGCGCGACGGGCTGCGCGAGGACGGGTACGCGGTGGATCACGCGGGCAGCGCCGAGGAGGGCTTCTCGCTGGCGGGGCTGTTCCCGCACGACCTGCTGATTCTGGATGTGATGTTGCCCGAAGGGATCGACGCGGGCTACCGCCTGGGCCAGCGGCTCCGGGCTGCGGGTTTCACCGCGCCGGTGCTCTACCTCACGGCCCGGGGCACGGTGGAGGACCGGGTGGAGGGTCTGGAAGCTGGGGGAGACGACTATCTCGTGAAACCCTTCGCCTTCAAGGAGTTGCGCGCCCGCGTTCGCGCCCTGCTGCGCCGTGCAGGCGGGTACGCCCACAACACGCTCCCCCTGTCCGGCGGCTTTCTGCTCGACCTGACGGCGAAGGAGGTCTACCGCAGCGGGGCGCGCTGTGACCTGACCCGCAAGGAGTACGCCCTGCTGGAACTGCTGGCCCACCATCCGGGCCGCACCTTTACCCGGGACGAGATCATCGAGCGGGTCTGGGACGGGGAGGAGGGGGTGGAACCGAAGGTGATCGACGTGTATGTCAGCACCATCCGCCGCAAGACGGAAGAGGGGCTGATCGGGACGGTGCGCGGCGTGG
- a CDS encoding phosphatase PAP2 family protein translates to MSTLLSHRRSVRPLALLRLFLGILLPLLIVGFIAEDVLEKQRFAFETPFLLALHRHASPSLDHLALLFTTLGGVSVIAPLSALLLLFLWLKKRSLALFWGLSVAGAAVLDLIMKLIFQRPRPELWPRLVQEQDYGFPSGHSMYSAAFVTALILFSWRTPYRWLVVVLGVLFSGLVGFSRLYLGVHYPTDVLAGWLSGLAWVLGVYSLLQPFKGRPSAGQPT, encoded by the coding sequence ATGAGCACCCTGCTGTCTCACCGCCGTTCGGTTCGCCCCCTTGCCCTGCTGCGCCTGTTCCTCGGTATCCTCCTCCCGTTGTTGATCGTCGGCTTCATCGCCGAAGACGTCCTCGAAAAGCAGCGCTTCGCCTTCGAAACCCCCTTCCTCCTCGCCCTCCACCGCCACGCCTCCCCCAGTCTCGATCACCTCGCCCTGCTGTTCACCACCCTCGGCGGCGTCAGCGTCATCGCCCCCCTCAGCGCCCTGCTCCTGCTGTTCCTATGGCTGAAAAAGCGTTCCCTGGCCCTCTTCTGGGGGTTGAGTGTGGCGGGTGCGGCCGTGCTGGACCTGATCATGAAGTTGATCTTTCAGCGACCCCGCCCGGAGTTGTGGCCGAGACTGGTGCAGGAACAGGACTACGGGTTTCCCAGTGGACACAGCATGTACAGCGCGGCCTTTGTGACGGCACTGATTCTGTTCAGCTGGCGGACCCCGTACCGCTGGTTGGTGGTGGTGCTGGGGGTGCTGTTCAGTGGGCTGGTGGGCTTCTCCAGACTTTATCTGGGGGTGCATTATCCGACGGATGTGCTGGCGGGGTGGCTGAGTGGGCTGGCCTGGGTGCTGGGCGTCTATAGCCTGCTTCAGCCCTTTAAGGGACGGCCTTCAGCAGGGCAGCCGACATGA
- a CDS encoding ABC transporter permease subunit yields the protein MTRSDSPAPARSGFPVRMLLTGLAVVVALLLPLVLPLFQVTLLVNIAIFAIVAIGLVLLTGILGLTSFGQAAFMGLGAYTTAVLTTQAGWTPWLTLFAGFAVTALIALFLGLITLRMQGHYLPLATIAWGISLYYIFGNTPALGGFTGITDIPPISLFGLSLTSPRTFAYLALVALGLVALGAQFLLSSRVGRAMRALRSGPVVAEAFGVNAFRLRVQVFVLAALMASLAGWLYAHSQRFVNPTPFSLQAGIEYLFMAVVGGSQYVWGAVLGSALITLLREWLRDLLPALIGAQGNFEVIVFGVLIILTLQFARRGLWPLLERLLPPEGVRLLPERVRLPERAMPQPGAPLLQVEHAVKQFGGLRAVNDVSFELRAGEILGLIGPNGAGKSTMFNLITGVNPATSGRVVFAGQDITRLSAAQIHRLGVARTFQHVHLLPDLTLLANTMMGGYARGQAGMVASLLHLERGEEAALQHEALRQLRRVGLGDQAFTLAGNLALGQQRILEVARALVADPTLLLLDEPAAGLRYGEKMELVALLKRLRDEGVTILIVEHDMDLVMSLVDRLVVMNYGEKLAEGTPAEIRADAAVREAYLGVDLTEDLAGGAA from the coding sequence ATGACGCGCAGCGACTCTCCGGCCCCCGCCCGTTCCGGCTTCCCCGTCCGCATGCTGCTGACCGGGCTGGCGGTGGTGGTGGCCCTGCTGCTGCCGCTGGTGCTGCCGCTCTTTCAGGTCACGCTGCTGGTGAATATCGCCATCTTCGCCATCGTCGCCATCGGTCTGGTGCTGCTGACGGGCATCCTGGGCCTGACTTCCTTCGGGCAGGCGGCGTTCATGGGCCTCGGGGCCTACACGACGGCGGTCCTGACCACCCAGGCGGGCTGGACGCCCTGGCTGACCCTCTTCGCGGGCTTCGCGGTCACGGCGCTGATCGCCCTCTTCCTGGGGCTGATCACGCTGCGGATGCAGGGGCATTACCTGCCGCTGGCGACGATTGCCTGGGGCATCAGCCTGTATTACATCTTCGGCAACACCCCGGCGCTGGGCGGGTTCACCGGCATCACCGATATTCCCCCGATCAGTCTCTTCGGTTTGAGTCTCACCTCGCCGCGCACCTTCGCCTACCTTGCGCTGGTGGCGCTGGGCCTGGTCGCGCTGGGGGCGCAGTTCCTGCTCTCCAGCCGCGTCGGGCGGGCGATGCGGGCACTGCGGAGCGGGCCGGTGGTCGCGGAAGCCTTCGGCGTCAACGCCTTCCGGCTGCGGGTGCAGGTGTTCGTGCTGGCGGCGCTGATGGCGTCGCTGGCGGGCTGGCTGTACGCCCACAGCCAGCGGTTCGTGAACCCCACGCCCTTCAGCCTGCAAGCGGGCATCGAGTACCTGTTCATGGCGGTGGTGGGCGGCTCTCAGTACGTCTGGGGGGCGGTGCTGGGGTCGGCCCTGATCACGCTGCTGCGGGAGTGGCTCCGCGACCTGCTGCCCGCCCTGATCGGCGCCCAGGGCAATTTCGAGGTGATCGTCTTCGGCGTATTGATCATCCTGACGCTGCAATTCGCCCGGCGCGGCCTGTGGCCCCTGCTGGAACGGCTGCTGCCGCCGGAGGGGGTGCGGCTGCTGCCGGAACGGGTGCGGCTGCCCGAACGCGCGATGCCTCAGCCGGGCGCCCCCCTGTTGCAGGTCGAACACGCGGTCAAGCAGTTCGGCGGGTTGCGCGCGGTCAACGACGTGTCCTTCGAGCTGCGGGCCGGGGAAATCCTGGGGCTGATCGGGCCGAACGGCGCGGGCAAGAGCACGATGTTCAACCTGATCACCGGCGTCAATCCGGCCACCAGCGGCCGGGTGGTCTTTGCCGGGCAGGACATCACCCGGCTGAGCGCGGCCCAGATTCACCGGCTGGGGGTCGCCCGCACCTTCCAGCATGTTCACCTGCTGCCCGACCTCACCCTGCTGGCGAACACGATGATGGGCGGGTACGCGCGCGGGCAGGCCGGGATGGTCGCCAGCCTGCTGCACCTCGAACGGGGCGAGGAAGCCGCGCTGCAACACGAGGCGCTGCGGCAACTCCGGCGCGTCGGGCTGGGGGATCAGGCTTTCACGCTGGCCGGGAACCTCGCGCTGGGCCAGCAGCGCATTCTGGAAGTGGCCCGCGCCCTGGTCGCCGATCCCACGCTGCTGCTGCTGGACGAACCGGCGGCCGGACTGCGTTACGGCGAGAAGATGGAACTGGTGGCGCTGCTCAAAAGGCTGCGGGACGAGGGGGTGACCATCTTGATCGTCGAACACGACATGGACCTGGTGATGAGCCTGGTGGACCGCCTGGTGGTGATGAACTACGGCGAGAAACTGGCCGAAGGTACCCCCGCCGAGATTCGCGCCGATGCCGCCGTCCGCGAGGCCTACCTGGGGGTGGACCTGACCGAGGACCTGGCCGGGGGGGCGGCATGA
- a CDS encoding ABC transporter ATP-binding protein: protein MTGAEPQPRPLRPQDAPLLLEVRDLHTRYGRVEALDGVSLQVPAGHIVSVIGANGAGKTTLMNSIMGVLPSSGEIIYRGQSLKGVPLEARVARGISLVPERRDLFASMTVQDNLQLGAYSRRRENWRADLENVYARFPRLLERRTQLAGTLSGGEQQMLAIGRALMGKPRLLLLDEPSLGLAPLIVRDILRIVQGLKADGVTVLLVEQNARASLAISDEAYVLETGQVKRHGPAAELARDQTLGASYLGA from the coding sequence ATGACGGGGGCAGAGCCCCAGCCGCGGCCCCTCCGCCCGCAGGACGCGCCCCTGCTGCTGGAGGTGCGTGACCTGCACACCCGCTACGGACGGGTGGAGGCGCTGGACGGCGTAAGCCTTCAGGTGCCCGCCGGACACATCGTCAGCGTGATTGGGGCGAACGGCGCGGGCAAGACCACGCTGATGAACTCCATCATGGGGGTCCTGCCCTCCAGCGGAGAGATCATTTACCGGGGTCAGTCCCTGAAGGGGGTGCCCCTCGAAGCGCGGGTGGCCCGGGGGATCAGCCTCGTTCCCGAACGGCGCGACCTGTTTGCCTCGATGACCGTTCAGGACAATCTGCAACTGGGCGCCTACAGTCGCCGCCGCGAGAACTGGCGCGCGGACCTGGAGAACGTCTATGCCCGGTTTCCCCGGCTGCTGGAGCGCCGCACGCAACTGGCGGGCACCCTCTCGGGCGGGGAGCAGCAGATGCTGGCAATCGGCCGCGCCCTGATGGGCAAACCCAGGCTGCTGCTGCTGGATGAACCCTCCCTCGGCCTGGCGCCGCTGATCGTGCGCGACATTCTGCGGATCGTGCAGGGGTTGAAGGCGGACGGGGTGACCGTCTTGCTGGTCGAACAGAACGCCCGGGCGAGTCTGGCGATCAGTGACGAAGCGTACGTGCTGGAAACCGGACAGGTCAAACGGCACGGTCCCGCCGCCGAACTCGCCCGCGATCAGACCCTCGGCGCCAGTTATCTGGGGGCGTAG